Proteins from a single region of Hymenobacter sp. GOD-10R:
- a CDS encoding DUF2750 domain-containing protein, with protein sequence MNPHKRQSILNLPAPERYGYLIRKVADVETIWLLRDAEGITMLADDSGQAMIPVWPEEAFAALLLTGEWQTYQTEEMAVEEFLAWLDELQAENIQVAAFPTETLQSIVVEAHELKNHLLHELEQYQ encoded by the coding sequence ATGAATCCGCACAAACGCCAATCCATCCTCAACTTACCGGCCCCAGAACGTTATGGCTACCTCATTCGGAAGGTAGCCGATGTTGAAACTATATGGCTGCTGCGCGATGCGGAAGGAATTACCATGCTCGCCGATGACTCAGGACAAGCGATGATTCCGGTCTGGCCAGAGGAAGCATTTGCCGCTTTGCTCTTGACCGGCGAGTGGCAAACCTACCAAACCGAAGAAATGGCTGTAGAGGAGTTTTTAGCGTGGCTAGATGAGCTGCAAGCAGAAAACATCCAGGTGGCGGCTTTCCCTACTGAAACCTTACAGAGCATTGTGGTAGAAGCACACGAGCTGAAGAACCACTTGCTTCACGAACTGGAGCAGTACCAGTAG
- a CDS encoding recombinase family protein yields the protein MNKVFGYARVSTVDQNLDTQLDLLTKAGCDRIFQDKITGMSLQRPALDELLGLLREGDTVLVARFFRLGRSRDHVIHLVNSFHQRGIHFKALDLGIDTTTPAGKFMLSIFASLAEYDRESILEKTRAGQQLAAAQGKHIGRPKGVDAENLAKVRKALEKGLSVAETVALTGISLSSVKRYRKHLQATLGH from the coding sequence ATGAACAAAGTCTTCGGCTATGCCCGCGTCTCCACCGTTGACCAGAACCTAGACACCCAGCTCGACCTACTGACCAAGGCGGGGTGCGACCGCATCTTCCAGGACAAAATCACGGGCATGAGCCTGCAACGGCCCGCACTCGATGAGCTGCTGGGGCTGCTGCGCGAGGGCGATACGGTGCTGGTGGCGCGCTTCTTCCGCCTGGGCCGCAGCCGCGACCATGTGATTCACCTAGTCAATTCCTTTCACCAGCGTGGTATCCACTTCAAAGCCCTGGACCTGGGCATCGACACCACCACACCGGCCGGCAAGTTCATGCTCTCCATCTTCGCCTCACTGGCTGAGTACGACCGCGAGAGCATCTTAGAGAAGACCAGGGCAGGCCAGCAACTAGCCGCCGCCCAGGGCAAGCATATTGGCCGGCCGAAGGGGGTCGATGCGGAGAACTTAGCCAAAGTGCGGAAAGCGCTGGAGAAAGGCCTGTCCGTGGCCGAAACCGTGGCCTTGACTGGCATCAGCCTCTCCAGCGTCAAGCGTTACCGCAAACACTTACAAGCTACCTTGGGCCATTAG
- a CDS encoding sensor histidine kinase — MRLFAPLITHSKVVYFAYAPRERQFVYLSDASAFELGNAAGAVVHNVAYWLTRVHPDDRFMLRRRFIQVLREQRIHEVEVRVLLEAERLQWFSLTLSRVSLGQDQQYLSGSVVDITQAKEMALHTQRFLTKKDATLEILAHDLAAPLTQIQQLTEHLRAETLEMSASTQHLLQLMERTCTDGVKLIRDFVDHEFLESANVELKRERADLVAWLELILHEYQLSQQHLAVQFSFSAAERPIYASLDLNKFQQVLNNLLSNALKFTPDGGQVTVQVERRQQQAVVTVRDTGIGIPAQWQPVLFERFTQARRTGLRGEKSTGLGMSIIQLIVKLHQGQISVVSREGQGTTFSIELPALLA; from the coding sequence ATGAGGCTCTTTGCTCCGCTCATTACGCACAGCAAGGTCGTATACTTCGCCTACGCTCCGCGGGAGCGCCAGTTCGTGTACCTAAGTGACGCGTCCGCCTTCGAGCTAGGTAACGCGGCGGGCGCAGTAGTCCACAACGTAGCGTACTGGCTGACTCGCGTACACCCGGACGATCGTTTCATGTTGCGACGGCGGTTTATTCAGGTACTACGCGAGCAGCGTATTCACGAAGTGGAAGTACGCGTGCTGCTAGAAGCGGAGCGGCTGCAATGGTTTTCTCTGACCCTGAGTCGGGTAAGCCTCGGCCAAGACCAGCAGTACTTGAGCGGCAGTGTCGTAGATATCACCCAGGCCAAAGAAATGGCGCTGCATACGCAACGGTTCCTGACTAAAAAGGATGCCACGTTGGAGATCCTCGCGCATGATTTAGCCGCGCCCTTGACGCAGATCCAGCAGCTGACCGAGCATCTGCGCGCCGAAACGCTGGAGATGAGTGCCTCCACGCAGCACCTACTGCAGCTGATGGAGCGCACCTGTACGGACGGCGTTAAGCTGATCCGAGACTTTGTGGACCATGAATTTTTAGAGTCGGCCAACGTGGAACTCAAGCGCGAACGTGCGGATTTGGTGGCTTGGCTGGAACTCATTCTGCACGAGTACCAACTAAGCCAGCAGCACTTGGCAGTACAATTTAGCTTCTCAGCCGCCGAGCGACCGATTTACGCGAGCCTAGATCTCAACAAGTTTCAGCAGGTGCTGAATAATCTGCTCTCGAATGCCCTCAAGTTCACGCCCGATGGCGGCCAGGTCACCGTGCAAGTGGAGCGCCGCCAGCAACAGGCAGTGGTGACGGTCCGTGACACCGGCATTGGCATTCCAGCCCAATGGCAACCCGTGCTCTTTGAACGGTTTACTCAGGCGCGGCGAACCGGTTTACGGGGTGAAAAGAGTACGGGCTTAGGGATGTCCATCATCCAGCTGATCGTCAAGCTGCACCAGGGACAAATCTCCGTTGTCAGCCGAGAAGGGCAAGGGACCACCTTTAGCATTGAATTGCCGGCCTTATTGGCTTAG
- a CDS encoding PAS domain-containing protein, with the protein MSIPFDSALTPERVAAALEAADIGVWEIDLLRRHFTCSARCKQLFGLPTNKPVALEDIRGAWHPEDRTMVEQHLAQALDPSGSGRLALEHRLLLANGEVRWVLSTGLAVFDQARSRPIHFQGITKDITETQARLLLTQHQGQELALLAESLPALLWIAGSDGAVTYFNPYWTHYTQQRTEQALHWGWEAQVHPEDVARCLTQWRTCIRTGEPYEMEYRFRRHDGEYRWFLGRALPWKDDQDQILQWFGTSVDIHKQKEIEDRLRQREDELERLSQELATQVALRTAALEAEVATLRQRIAAFQHHGTDPV; encoded by the coding sequence ATGTCTATTCCCTTTGATTCTGCTTTAACTCCGGAACGCGTGGCGGCTGCCTTAGAGGCGGCGGACATTGGCGTGTGGGAAATTGACTTGCTCCGGCGTCACTTCACGTGTTCTGCCCGCTGTAAACAGCTCTTCGGTTTGCCCACAAATAAGCCCGTAGCGCTGGAGGATATTCGGGGCGCGTGGCACCCCGAGGACCGGACAATGGTTGAGCAGCACTTGGCTCAGGCGCTGGATCCAAGCGGTAGTGGTCGCTTGGCCCTGGAACACCGCTTGCTGCTAGCCAATGGAGAGGTGCGCTGGGTGCTTTCCACGGGGCTGGCAGTGTTCGACCAGGCGCGAAGTCGTCCTATCCATTTCCAAGGAATTACCAAGGATATTACGGAAACGCAGGCACGCTTGCTGCTGACGCAGCACCAGGGTCAGGAACTGGCCCTTTTAGCCGAATCGCTACCTGCCCTGCTCTGGATAGCAGGTAGTGATGGGGCCGTCACCTATTTCAACCCATACTGGACGCACTACACGCAGCAGCGCACAGAACAAGCCCTGCATTGGGGGTGGGAGGCCCAGGTGCATCCCGAGGACGTAGCGCGGTGCTTAACGCAATGGCGGACTTGTATCCGCACGGGGGAGCCGTACGAAATGGAGTACCGTTTTCGCCGGCATGACGGCGAGTACCGATGGTTCCTCGGCCGGGCGCTGCCCTGGAAAGATGACCAGGACCAGATCCTCCAGTGGTTTGGCACTAGTGTCGACATCCACAAGCAGAAGGAAATCGAGGACAGGTTGCGGCAGCGCGAAGACGAGTTGGAGCGCCTGTCCCAAGAGCTGGCAACCCAGGTAGCGCTTCGCACGGCGGCATTAGAAGCGGAAGTAGCAACGTTGCGGCAACGCATTGCGGCCTTCCAACACCACGGAACCGATCCCGTGTAA
- a CDS encoding GAF domain-containing protein, with amino-acid sequence MDPASTAKYSSLPAFTHVLHQHGVYAALGYLNRGTTHRYTGVFRFAGQHSRNLVLFDRYDAQVRQGAQVPLAEAFCALVGRQRESLQILNALADPRAQQINTLVTSYCGVPIYDAQGQLYGTLCHYDFSLCQESPLNLQLLEAAAPLLYAALTTSHS; translated from the coding sequence ATGGACCCTGCCTCTACTGCCAAATACTCCTCCCTGCCAGCCTTCACCCACGTGCTACACCAGCACGGGGTGTATGCCGCACTAGGCTACTTGAACCGGGGTACTACCCACCGCTACACAGGCGTGTTTCGCTTTGCTGGCCAGCACTCGCGCAACCTCGTGCTCTTCGACCGCTATGACGCTCAAGTACGGCAAGGAGCCCAGGTACCCTTAGCCGAAGCATTCTGTGCGCTGGTGGGTCGCCAGCGCGAGTCCTTACAAATTTTGAATGCGCTCGCCGACCCCCGTGCCCAGCAGATCAATACCTTGGTCACATCCTACTGTGGGGTGCCCATCTACGATGCACAGGGACAGCTCTACGGGACCTTGTGCCACTACGATTTTAGCCTGTGTCAGGAGTCGCCTTTGAACCTGCAGTTGCTGGAAGCAGCGGCCCCGCTGCTATATGCAGCCTTAACCACGTCCCACTCGTAA